ACCGGTGCGCGCAGTCCGGGTTCCAGGTCCACTGCACCGACGGCGTCCCCTACCTCGGGTACTACGAGCCCGGGTTCGGTCTGCAGATCCTCAACATATTCTACGTCAATAGTTCCTTGCTCGTCTCCGACGTCCACAAGCTCGGCGACTTCAATCTCTCCGGCGAGAGAGGATGCCATGTCCCCACGGCCAACACCGCCACCAAAATCGGGCCTCCGTTCTCCATGAGCCTCCTCAACCGGAACCTCATCTTCTACAACTGCGCCAGGAAGCCGAGGACGGCGCGCCGAGCGGGGCTGGTGGACACGGTGTGCCGGAACAACACGTTTGTCCGCGCAGGAGGGCGGTACAACGCGTCCGGCAGGATCGATAGAGGGTACGCCTTGCCGGGGTGCAACGCCACCGCCGTGCCGGTGCTGGGGGCGTCCGGCGAGGTGAATGCCGGCGACTACCAGGAGCTCATCAGCGATGGATTCCTCCTCACATGGCAGCCGCCGACGCCGGTTGCCGGTAGTGGTGAGTTCAGTCGTTGAATTAATCATTTTCTATCGAGTTCCTAGGAAACAAGCAATCTGGCCTCAGCTTCAATTAACTATGGGGCCATGCAAAATTAATGGCGGGTTGGCAAGCcgtcaccgtcgccgtcgccgtggcGGGCCATGGCGGgcgctcctcgccgccgccgctgcggcatTGCCGCTGTCCAACGGCATCCCCGAAATCTAAGGGACACTAATTAAAAATTGGAAATGCGAAACAAAATAGCGCGTTGACTCTGACTAGTCAAGCCGCTCTGGCCACCGTCCTTGTTCCCCAAGTCGCACATCCCACCCTCCGTTCTGCCTTGTTAACTAGTCCTCGCCAGCTCCGTTCAGTCACCATCCCCACCCCAACCCATGCCGCCGCTCCAGCCCCCTctgctcctgctcctgctcctcgCTTCCTTTCTCCGGCTGCCGGTGCCGGCCACTGCGGCCTGCTCGCCCAAGAAATGCGGTGACCTGAACATCACCTACCCGTTCTGGCTGGAGGAGCCAGGCAGGCCGCCCTGCGGGTCCCCGTCGTTCCAGCTGAACTGCAACGGCAGCCAAGCTCTCCTCACTCGCTCCATGTTCGGGGCCTACCAGGTCGTTCAAGTCTTCGCCGAGAACTCCTCCTTCCTCGCCGTCGACAAGAACCTCCCGCTCGACGACGGCTGCCCCAAGTTCTGGTTCAACATCTCGCTGGGTCTCGGGCTGGGTCCGTTCGTCATCAGCAAGAAAAACAAGGAGCTGCTCGTCCTCGACAACTGCACCAAGGAGGCGACGCCGCCGGGATTCAACCGCACCCGTTGCGCCAGCGAGTCTTTCATCCGCCTTGGCGGGGAGTATGGCGGTCACCGCGAACCGGGCGTTGTCCCACCGGCCTGCCGTCTCTCCGTCGTGCCGGTTCTTGGTTTTCCGGGCGGGGGCGACTACGTCCGGAGCATGAAGCAAGGGTTCCTGCTTGAGTGGGCGGTGCCGTCAGACAATTGCCCCAAGTGCGAGGCAAGCGGCGGGCAGTGCAGGTATGCCAACGACGGCACCGGGTTTTCCTGCCATTGCTCCGGCGGCGTGTACCCTGAGAAGTGCGGTGAGTTGAGGAAAATTAACTGACAGCGCCACCATGAATTTCCCTAGTCAGTAACTAGTTCTTTGATCAAGCTAACCCCCTCAAAATTTCAAGTGCTAGCGACCGATTCAGTGACTCCAAAAATGCCTGACGTAGGTAGAAAATTTGACACTGCCATCTGACATAGAATCGCTGTCAACAACAGATTTACTGCGTTTTACGTCGCTGTTGCTAGGAGGAACATAGAATGCTGATTGTTGTTGTTTTTTCAACTCTTGAGTGCTTGCTTGGTTTCTTGGAGCTCCTGCAGACTATTATTTTGTTTCTGGTAGGTAGTGATGAAGTTAGCCCATTGATTGAGACGTTGGATGATTGGAGCCTATGGATTCCTAGTCAAATGCGTTTGTTGAATTAGTCAGCAACGCTATTCAACAAAGATGCCGTACTGACGGTTCCAAACAGACTATTCCCGTAATTGCCCGATCGATGCGCTTACTTTTCTGTGCCCTGGCCCGTGTTTCAAACATGTGGAAGTCAATGTTATTGCAGCTGTTTGTTGTTGAATTAGTTAGGTTAGGGGTGTAACGTTGAATTGGACACTGTGGTTTGCTTAAGTGGCTACTTAGAGATGCTGATGCACATGGTAACTGAGTATTGCACTGCTTAAGCAGTGCAGAAGAGTGGCGTGATGCCAATCATTATGGCAGCTTACAGCATTCCATTTAATATTTCTCTGTACCAAGGCACCAAGCTAGCTTCAATGGAACTATCTAAAAAACTCTGCTCGTTTTCTGGAAAACTACGATGGCACAGTTGCATTTTTGTTACATTTCGACTTACTGCAAAATGTATGAATCTGTTGTTTTTGGTGTCACCTTTACGATCTAAGTGTCATGATTGTGGCttctatgatttttttttcttcaTATATATTGACACCTTCACTTGAGAATCTGAAATTCAGCTGTTGCTGGATTTTCCTCATTAACCAGTCACAAAAGGGAGTTCAACTTATGTAGAAGCTGGCATAGTTATCATGAAAAAACCAACTCATCCTACATAAAGTTCTTCTCGTTTGTCAAGTGATTACTCATACTTCTTGTTTGCTACTTCATAAAGCGTGAAAATATTGACAGACTCTTCTTATGCAGGGGGCAGTAAAAAGACGACAAGAATATTCATAATACGTGAGTGCCAATCAACTATCAAGCTGCTTGGCCCATCTATTCCTTCGGTTCTTATTTCCTTGTTCCAAATTATAGCATAATATGGAGAATAAGGGGGCGAAATCTCATGAAGAAGAATTAATCAGATCCCTTGGTTGCTTCATGTTGCTAATGCGTTATATTTGTTGTGAACAGTTGGATCATTAGGCGGTCTTGCTGCATTAGCGGCGTTCGTCACCTATCTCTTGCACCAACGAAAGAGGAAACGAGCTGTAGCTTCAGACGAGTTGATGCGAAGTGGATCTTCAATGACGTCATACAGTAAAGACCTTGAGCTGGGTGGTTCGCCTCATATCTTCACTTTCGAGGAACTTGAAGTAGCTACTGATGGATTTAGTGCTTCAAGGGAGCTCGGTGATGGTGGCTTTGGAACTGTTTATAAAGGTAAAACACATGTTTGCCAAACTCGCTTGTAAATCTTAACTTCGGAACTGTTTAGAGCTCTGTTCTCAAGTCTCAAGTGTATTCTTTGATAAAATTATCAACTTAGACAATGACAACTTTGCCATTTTTGTCATTCAGGAAAACTCAAGGATGGGAGAGTAGTAGCGGTGAAACGCCTTTACAAGAACAACTACAGACGGGTTGAGCAGTTCCTCAACGAGGTAGACATCCTGTCCCGCCTGCTCCATCAGAACCTTGTCATCCTATATGGCTGCACGTCGAGGATGAGCCGTGACCTTCTCCTGGTGTACGAGTTCATCGCAAATGGGACAGTCGCGGACCATCTTCACGGATCCCGCTCGGCGGAACGAGGCCTCACATGGCCTCTAAGACTGAACATTGCCATAGAAACGGCTGAAGCACTGGCCTACCTCCATGCCGTCGAGATCATACACCGTGACGTGAAGACGACCAACATATTGCTGGACAACAGCTTCCATGTCAAAGTGGCAGACTTTGGGCTGTCGCGCCTGTTCCCGCTCGAGGTCACCCATGTGTCGACTGTTCCACAGGGCACACCGGGCTACGTCGACCCCGTGTACCACCAGTGCTACAAGCTGACCGACAAGAGCGACGTCTACAGCTTCGGCGTCGTGCTGGTGGAGCTGATATCCTCAAAGCCTGCTGTGGACATGAGCAGGAGCCATAGTGAGATCAACCTGGCCAACATGGCTCTCAACAGGATTCAGAACCATGAAGTTGTTCAGTTGGTTGATCTGGAGCTCGGCTATGACACCGATCCCGAAACAAAGAGGACGATCGACCGCGTGGCCGAGGTGGCCTTCCAGTGCCTGCAGATGGAGAGGGATCTGAGGCCGTCGATCAAGGAGGTGGTGGAGATCTTGACTTGCGTCAGGGACGGAGACTGTCGGGCTaagagcatgaagaagaaagcGTCTCAGAAAGAGGACGCGCACTTGCTCACGGAGGGCCTGCAGTTTTCGCCTGACTCGGTCATCCATAGATTCCATAGCCAGTCAACTAACCACTCGGTAGCATCGAATGCTAGCGGGTTATGATGTGCTTTGTATTGATTCTGAAGAAATAAGGCCGCCCTGTCGATCGGATGAGTTGTATATAGCATAGAGTTTGCTAATGAGGTGATTCATCTTCTAATAAGTACAGGCTCACGGTTGCAGTAACTCTGCATTTTTTAGCTTGGCAATGATTCAAATGGTAGGTGTATGTACTAGGAGCAAATTCCAGGGTAAGCACTGTAATATACATATAGTCAGTTCAAGATTGAATTCAGAAGTTGAACTGATCAACATTCATATTATAAGTAATCACACTGTACTTATACATAGGAATAATGTACAGTTATTAGAAAGAGGACGCGCACTTGTTCACCGATGGCCTGCAGTTTTCGCCTGACTTGGTCATCCATAGATTCCATAACCAGTCAACTAGCCACTCGGTAGCGTTAAATGCTGAAAAGAATATTGCCGAGGCCCTTTTTGGCACTCTTTGACAATGACAAAACAAAGTTCCCAATTTTTTGAATAGATTTCGATGGATTAAAGATGAAGATTAGAAGATACCCTTTTAATCAAAAAAATTATATTGTTATGATCTCTTGTTTGATGCATTAGAAAAGTAAGGATTATAATTAGTTGATCCTAAATAAACGAGAATACGCAACACCAAACCTAAAAAAGAAGTCTCCCAATGTCAAAAAATCATGGTCGAAACCAAGGGCCCGTTCTGCCCTACAAGGCCTCAAAGGAAGGAAATATTCTCATGGGTCTTGAGCAACTTGTTCTTTCCTGATGGGTACAGAGCTAATTTGACAAGGAGAATGAATCTTGTTATGTTGTAAAAAAATTAGGGAAACGTTTACAATCAGCACGCCGGCCGAACGCTCTGCCGGTCGCGTCCACGCGCGTGCACTCCCAGCCATTCAAGGTCTGACACGTAAGGGTGGGGGGCCACCTTATCTTCTGTCCTCTCTCTCTCACGCGTCCACCTATCTTTCTCTgttcttttctctctctctctcacgcaccCATCTCTCTTTATCAGTACCTTTCTCTCTCCCACCGTGGACATGGTCTCAGGCATTCTCCTCGTCGGCGGTCTCTCACCGAGCGCCACCGCCGTGGGCCTCCATCAGCGACCCCCTCCTTCGATCAACCTTGTCTCAACGTGGTGGAGCTGACGGGCGATGCAGACGAGCCTTACCGGAAAAACCTGCAACCTCGATGTGAGATGCTGGAAAGCTGCGACCGACACCCGTCGGCGCTGGAGAAGAGGCACCCTCAAACTCCCATGGTGCTACAATTGGCACCCACCGTTGCTGGAACGGTGGTCTCCATTTGCTACAACCGGCGGCGCCAAAAAAGCTGGAATAGTTGGGAATGCGAGCTGCATCCGTGTTGATTTTTGCTGGAACCGCAGTCAACTTTTGCTACATCCACCACGCGGTGTTGGTCGAGACGACGGTGATGTTGttttttttgctgcaaccgtGTTTGAATTTAGCTGGAACCAGAGACAACTTTTGCTACAATCCACCATGGTGGTgttggttgcggcggcggcgacgttTTGTTTTGCTGCAACCGTTTCGGAGTTTGCTACTAGCGGAGGTGTCATTTGCTACTACTGGAGCTTCAACGGCGACGACGGTGAGGCTGCGATGGCGAGGTTGCAACGGCGAGGCTACGGCGAGAAGGTTGCAAGCTGCAACGGCGAGGCTGCTGCCGGCGACGACGAGGCTACGATGGTGAGGTTGCAAGCTCCAACGGCGAGGCTGCTACCCGACGACAGCAAGGTAGCAACCTGCAATGGTGAGGTGGGGTTTTTTGCTGCAACAGTCATCGGATTTTGCTACCAGCGGCGAAGGATTTAGCTACATCCTTCCTGGTGGAGCTGCAACCCCGCGACGGCGGCGACCTTTTTGCTGCAACAGTCGTCAGATTTTGCTACCACCAGCGAAGGATTTTGCTACATCCATTCAAAATGTCGTTTACTGGTGGCCGTCTGGAATCCCATGCAGCGAGCGTCGACGGCGAGTGGCGGCGGTGGTGCATCGTGGTGTTGCATCAATGGAGCATCAACAACGGGAGTTGCAACCAGTCGGGGCGGAGCTGCAACCGAAATTGAAGAGCGGGGAAGTTTCTTCGACGAGCAGCGGAGGGCTGTGGGGCGTCGGAGTGCGAGCAGCCGGCGGCCGTTTTTCCCTCGCGGAGCTGCACACGGGAGGCTATGGCGTGTGGGCAGAGGTGGGGTTTTTTTCCTGAGATTCGGTGGGAGGTAGAAGACGAGTATAGAAGAGGGGAGAGAGCCAGATCGGATGATAGATAGAGGTCAGATCGAACGACTGTGGCTGGACCGGCCCAAAACTAGCGCCGGCGCACCGGCGCCTAGTGTCGCCCAAAAATTTAATAAGAGCATTTTTATGGATTcgggtgtgtgcgtgtgtgtgtgggaggggggGAGCTTCGAATCGCGGTGTTGCTGCCCACAGGCTCATAGGCGTCCACGGCTCCATCAGACATCATGGCGGAACCATTCTCCTCATACACGGAGGAGCAGCAGGCGCAGGCGCCCCTCCTCGTCGAGGCCGCTGCGAGGGACGATGAGTTTGCGCGGGCAGATCGAGATGGTGCTGGCATGGTCGATCATCGATCGCGGTCCAGTGCCGCCATCTCCCGAGGCCCAATGTGGCGTTCAAATTGGATGCCTCATGAAGGAGGAGACGACATCTCCATTGGGCAGTCACGCGGTCCATATCACGGGTCACCACAAGGAGCAAACGTCGGCGTCTCCGACGTGTTGGCAGTCGGGCAGCCAGTGGCGCCCAATCACCGTGAATAAGGAAGAGCCCTTCTTCAAGGCATCCTCCAAGCCACCCCCAATCACCGTGGATGTTGTCTTAGCAACCAACTTCTCCGAGCGGGACTGGCCAAACCTGAGCGCTTCGCTCGACTCCAAGGCAAGGGGCAGGAGGTGCAGATGGAGTCTGCGGCCGCACGTCGCCGAAGGCAGCCAAGCATCTACACCAGACTAATTTGCAATTATATTTTTGAGAAACGGAACATACCAGTTTAGACCGACCCCCCTCTCCCTCCTGCGACGCTCCCGCGAGCGCCGGGGAGGGCAACCCTAGCCGCCGACCCAGGCCCCCCTTTCCTCCCTcctccccccgccgccgccgcggcgcgcTGACGGGCAAAGCCCTGCCAGCATCGACGGCGGCGGGGCGCTTTTCCTCCAGCCGCGTGGGGCCGGGCGGAGCGGGCCGACGGATTCTTGCAGCGGCGCTGCGCGGGTACAGGGcgtggcggcgcggcggctgcAGCTGGCGGCGGAGGCGCTGGTTGACGGCAGTGGCGTGGAGGGGTTGTGGATGGCAGGACGGCACTCGTGTCCTTGGTTGAGTCAGGCCAGCCTCGATCTGGCTGTCGACACGGGTGGCTCGGCTCCATGCGGCGGCTCGGTTGGGTTGGGTCGAGGGTGGTAGCTGGGTCCGAGCTCTCCTCTGCTCGGTCATCCGTGGTGGCATGCCTGCCATCCTCCGGTCAGGTCCAACCATGCCTGGCTAGATCTGACGCTGGCAGGGGGCGCGGGCCGTGTTCGGCGTTGGCTGGCAGGTGTTGGGGCGGTATGGCTGCTTGGCTGGGCAGCGGTGTGATccagatggtggtggtggtggtggcgctgGCGGTGGTGTGGGCTTCGGTCAACCTTGCGTGCGGCGGCCGTTGGCGGCGAGGGTGGTGACGCTAGCTCGGGGCTGCCCCTCGGGGTCCCGATGTGGATGTGGGCTGCCACGGCGTGGTGGTGGCCCATGGTGGTGGTATGGGCCGTTTCACAGCGGCGGCTGGACTTCTTCGGCGTCAGCCTGTCGGTGAGCGCCCTTGACGACCTTCGATTCCTCTCCCCGTCGTCCAGGCGCTACTTTCATCGGAGGGTTGGCCCTCTCCTAGCTGCGGCCCATCGCCCGTCTCGCGCCCGGTAGCGGGACCGAGCTCGTCccgcgcccggcagcaggaccagactcgtctcgcgcccggcagcaggaccagactcgtctcgcgcccggcgaTAGGACCGAGCTCGTCCCGCTCCCGGCAGCAGGACGGGTCGATGGTGGCTAATTTTGGCCGGCCTATTGGGTCTCGGCGCCGGGGACAACTCAGGGGTGCGAAAGGCGGTTCCTTTCCACTCGTCTCTTTGGTTGGGCTAGCGGTGGGTGGCGAGTGAGGTGGCGTCAAGGTCCTagatgccggggcggcggccctggtggtggtGTTGCGGTGCTCCTGGGCAAAGCCCATGGCTTGGTGCTGCCTGGTGGCCATGGCCGTGTGGGCGGCGTGGTAGCCAGGGTGTGGCGTTCGGTGGCGGTGAATATTGGCCGGGGTGAAAATCTGTTCTATCTTCGGACAGACCAGCGGCGGCGAAACttgttcccttcttgaaggcgtcgccGCGGCTCTCACTGCCCGTCGTGTTGCTCCGAGAGAAACTCTGATCCTTGGGTCGGGCGGTGGCAGCGCTTTGGTGTCGTAACCTTCCTGTAGGCACCGCCTTGGAGCCCACAGTGCGTCATATGTGGCTTCTTCTCTTCGTGGTGACGTGTTTACGGCTGAGGCCCCCCGGTGGCTCATGTAGTGCTAGGGGTGGTGTTGCTGCGCTCAGCGCCTATGTATCCAGTATCCTGCCTTGGGTGTGTGCATGTGTTTCGGTGGCGTGCGTTGTACCGGGTTGTTGTTGATCTttactttatatataaagcggggtgAAAGCCTTTTTGAGTAATTATATTTTTGAGTTACGCTTTAGTGACCGCGGCTTTTGTACTGAAAAGAACACCACTGAATATGTTGAAATGACAGCATATAAGATATGGTACAGGACGTCGAACCAGTTTGTATTTTCTTAAAATTTGGAATGAGATGCGTATGTAAAGTGTATCATGGTTTTCATCCGGAGCCATTAGTAAGGTAATGACACCgaagcgccgccgccgctc
The Aegilops tauschii subsp. strangulata cultivar AL8/78 chromosome 3, Aet v6.0, whole genome shotgun sequence genome window above contains:
- the LOC109738379 gene encoding LEAF RUST 10 DISEASE-RESISTANCEUS RECEPTOR-LIKE PROTEIN KINASE-like 1.2 isoform X1; translation: MNITADTILCPPPYPLHFVPKNYPATYSPKPSTGIILSRMFPWRLGPCLFVSVAVVVIVASTMPARMLAAAAACEPERCGNVSVSAPFGVVSGSEENRCAQSGFQVHCTDGVPYLGYYEPGFGLQILNIFYVNSSLLVSDVHKLGDFNLSGERGCHVPTANTATKIGPPFSMSLLNRNLIFYNCARKPRTARRAGLVDTVCRNNTFVRAGGRYNASGRIDRGYALPGCNATAVPVLGASGEVNAGDYQELISDGFLLTWQPPTPVAGSGGSKKTTRIFIILGSLGGLAALAAFVTYLLHQRKRKRAVASDELMRSGSSMTSYSKDLELGGSPHIFTFEELEVATDGFSASRELGDGGFGTVYKGKLKDGRVVAVKRLYKNNYRRVEQFLNEVDILSRLLHQNLVILYGCTSRMSRDLLLVYEFIANGTVADHLHGSRSAERGLTWPLRLNIAIETAEALAYLHAVEIIHRDVKTTNILLDNSFHVKVADFGLSRLFPLEVTHVSTVPQGTPGYVDPVYHQCYKLTDKSDVYSFGVVLVELISSKPAVDMSRSHSEINLANMALNRIQNHEVVQLVDLELGYDTDPETKRTIDRVAEVAFQCLQMERDLRPSIKEVVEILTCVRDGDCRAKSMKKKASQKEDAHLLTEGLQFSPDSVIHRFHSQSTNHSVASNASGL
- the LOC109738379 gene encoding LEAF RUST 10 DISEASE-RESISTANCEUS RECEPTOR-LIKE PROTEIN KINASE-like 1.2 isoform X3 gives rise to the protein MPPLQPPLLLLLLLASFLRLPVPATAACSPKKCGDLNITYPFWLEEPGRPPCGSPSFQLNCNGSQALLTRSMFGAYQVVQVFAENSSFLAVDKNLPLDDGCPKFWFNISLGLGLGPFVISKKNKELLVLDNCTKEATPPGFNRTRCASESFIRLGGEYGGHREPGVVPPACRLSVVPVLGFPGGGDYVRSMKQGFLLEWAVPSDNCPKCEASGGQCRYANDGTGFSCHCSGGVYPEKCGGSKKTTRIFIILGSLGGLAALAAFVTYLLHQRKRKRAVASDELMRSGSSMTSYSKDLELGGSPHIFTFEELEVATDGFSASRELGDGGFGTVYKGKLKDGRVVAVKRLYKNNYRRVEQFLNEVDILSRLLHQNLVILYGCTSRMSRDLLLVYEFIANGTVADHLHGSRSAERGLTWPLRLNIAIETAEALAYLHAVEIIHRDVKTTNILLDNSFHVKVADFGLSRLFPLEVTHVSTVPQGTPGYVDPVYHQCYKLTDKSDVYSFGVVLVELISSKPAVDMSRSHSEINLANMALNRIQNHEVVQLVDLELGYDTDPETKRTIDRVAEVAFQCLQMERDLRPSIKEVVEILTCVRDGDCRAKSMKKKASQKEDAHLLTEGLQFSPDSVIHRFHSQSTNHSVASNASGL
- the LOC109738379 gene encoding LEAF RUST 10 DISEASE-RESISTANCEUS RECEPTOR-LIKE PROTEIN KINASE-like 1.2 isoform X2; this encodes MTTAATSLPFLASFLILFLHHGVDAECEPVACGNFTIKYPFWLGAPSHTPPEPSCGHPAFELWCGISSTSATMRGSAIQVLSIDYAASSLVASHSRFSGRVNGVCRADFNMSSSLALSPFNISPTNMALCLLFDCNGTEPGGREYANATATCDRPVFAYLGGRYDRDKPPSIRTGNCTYTYLPVLGTEAAVSTAANYSNLLKAGFLLDWAGTGGIGDCPACVASGGQCRYRNAIGALACLCPGGKLRGPTCAGGSKKTTRIFIILGSLGGLAALAAFVTYLLHQRKRKRAVASDELMRSGSSMTSYSKDLELGGSPHIFTFEELEVATDGFSASRELGDGGFGTVYKGKLKDGRVVAVKRLYKNNYRRVEQFLNEVDILSRLLHQNLVILYGCTSRMSRDLLLVYEFIANGTVADHLHGSRSAERGLTWPLRLNIAIETAEALAYLHAVEIIHRDVKTTNILLDNSFHVKVADFGLSRLFPLEVTHVSTVPQGTPGYVDPVYHQCYKLTDKSDVYSFGVVLVELISSKPAVDMSRSHSEINLANMALNRIQNHEVVQLVDLELGYDTDPETKRTIDRVAEVAFQCLQMERDLRPSIKEVVEILTCVRDGDCRAKSMKKKASQKEDAHLLTEGLQFSPDSVIHRFHSQSTNHSVASNASGL
- the LOC109738379 gene encoding LEAF RUST 10 DISEASE-RESISTANCEUS RECEPTOR-LIKE PROTEIN KINASE-like 1.2 isoform X5, coding for MATASCWFLVFVWVVWWLPPALAGPEEQQGEGCSSLAKTCGNLTISRPFWIASREAGRSCGPLDFQVGCSNNNISFLRSSGFTGSTGFAIMNISYDDRNLRVVDVHKEEAFNVTNGTCNFPSWNTSSKLAVPFKVNPANLNIILYKCTKRVALVEVRCANASNVFVRTGVRFDETGNYGGYALEGCDAIVVPVMGSANASNFEQLISDGFLLTWDPPPARGSKKTTRIFIILGSLGGLAALAAFVTYLLHQRKRKRAVASDELMRSGSSMTSYSKDLELGGSPHIFTFEELEVATDGFSASRELGDGGFGTVYKGKLKDGRVVAVKRLYKNNYRRVEQFLNEVDILSRLLHQNLVILYGCTSRMSRDLLLVYEFIANGTVADHLHGSRSAERGLTWPLRLNIAIETAEALAYLHAVEIIHRDVKTTNILLDNSFHVKVADFGLSRLFPLEVTHVSTVPQGTPGYVDPVYHQCYKLTDKSDVYSFGVVLVELISSKPAVDMSRSHSEINLANMALNRIQNHEVVQLVDLELGYDTDPETKRTIDRVAEVAFQCLQMERDLRPSIKEVVEILTCVRDGDCRAKSMKKKASQKEDAHLLTEGLQFSPDSVIHRFHSQSTNHSVASNASGL
- the LOC109738379 gene encoding LEAF RUST 10 DISEASE-RESISTANCEUS RECEPTOR-LIKE PROTEIN KINASE-like 1.2 isoform X4 codes for the protein MPPSSWFLTLIWVWCLPLMLVEAEEQQEEVCSAKCGAVTISNPFWFTDLETGRSCGSPGSPDFQLTCLNNSYPLLPSSVRVTLGFAILNISYGERSLHVIDLGKLQLLHDPPKPKIFNSCLPVWNTSTKLGRPFKISPINLELILYNCTEKAAARARREKELVRAKTMRCVNTSNTFVRAGVPYDPTGSYSGYALEDCAPIVLPVLPSGETNASHYERLIQSGFLLKWEPPPPGGSKKTTRIFIILGSLGGLAALAAFVTYLLHQRKRKRAVASDELMRSGSSMTSYSKDLELGGSPHIFTFEELEVATDGFSASRELGDGGFGTVYKGKLKDGRVVAVKRLYKNNYRRVEQFLNEVDILSRLLHQNLVILYGCTSRMSRDLLLVYEFIANGTVADHLHGSRSAERGLTWPLRLNIAIETAEALAYLHAVEIIHRDVKTTNILLDNSFHVKVADFGLSRLFPLEVTHVSTVPQGTPGYVDPVYHQCYKLTDKSDVYSFGVVLVELISSKPAVDMSRSHSEINLANMALNRIQNHEVVQLVDLELGYDTDPETKRTIDRVAEVAFQCLQMERDLRPSIKEVVEILTCVRDGDCRAKSMKKKASQKEDAHLLTEGLQFSPDSVIHRFHSQSTNHSVASNASGL